CTTTAACAGCTGTTGGTATTGGGAGTCAATTTTTATTTTTATTAACTATTATACAATTTGGACTCTTTTCAGGATTTGGCATATTTATAGCTCAGTATTATGGATCAAAGGCATATGATAATATATCAAAAGTATTTATCATGATGCTTTCATCTGGATTATTGATTGCGATTATATTTTTAGGCCTTACGCAATTGTTTCCTGCTCAAATTATTAGATTATTTAACTTAAATGAATCCCCGAATCAAAATGTTATAACCTTAGGGGCACAGTATTTAAGTTTTATTGGATTTAGTTTTATTACATCTACGATTGCGTTTGCGATTAGTATGCTTGCAAGAAATGTTCAAAAAGTATTAATGCCGTCTATTTTTCAAGCTATTGGTGTATTGATTAATACAGGATTGAATTATGTTCTAATTGGTGGTCGATTTGGATTTCCTGAATTAGGTGTTAGAGGAGCTGCAATTGCAACTTTAATATCTTCATCAGTTGTAGCAATGCTTATGATTTCTTATTTATTCTTAAGTAAAGAAAGTGCATTGAAAATTCATTTTTCTTCAATTAAGCGTATTACATTTGGTTTTGCTCGTAAATTATTTAAAACAGCCCTACCAGTTTTACTCAACGAAAGTTTTTGGGGACTTGGCATGACAGTATATCTAGTAGCTTATGGTCTTATAGGAGATAAAGCAGTAGGCAGTATATATTTATCGAATCAAATTAATTCACTGTTTTGGGTCGCTACAATTTCAGTAGCTAATGCATCTGCAGTGATGCTTGGTAACAAGCTTGGAGAAAACGAGTTAGAAGTAGCAAGAGAATGGGAAAAAAGATTTAGGAAATTAGGGATCGTTTTTGGATTTGGTTTAGGTATTATATTATTCACATTATCTCCGCTTATCGTTCCACTCTTTGGAGAACTAAGTGTTGAAGTTAAAGATATGGTTATTATAATCTTAAGAATTTATGCTATATACGCACCTATTAAGTTTTTAAATGCAATCATTATTGTAGGTAGTTTAAGATCAGGTGGCGATACAAAATATGCATTATTCTCAGAAGTCTTTGCTTTATGGGGTGTTGGTGTACCTTTGGCTTTCATTCTATCGTATTTTTCTAGCTTACCATTATACATAATTATTGTATTTGTTAACTTTGAAGAAATTATTAAATTGTTCTTAGTCTATAGAAGAAGTGCATCCGGAAAATGGATTAATAATTTAACGATTGAACCAGCATTAAAATAAAAAATAATATATAAAAAAAGGTCATATCAAATCGATATGACCTTTTTTGTTTTATTAAATTAAAAGTTCTTTATATATGTCTTTCAACATACTATCTTTTATAAGATATGTTTTATTGATAATGTGTTTGTATTCTTTCATATAAAAAGATTTGATTTCTTCATCAGAGATACCAGGTAGATTAACTAATACATTTAGTAATGCACCTTCAATACCAGAAGCTAGCGCAAGTGTTGCTACACCTAAATCGGATATCGTTTGTTTATTTCCATAGGTTAGAATAAACGGAAGAAGTTCTAATGCTTTTAAAGAAATTATAGAAACTCTATAAGGAACTTCAATAGCTTTTAAAGTTGCTTCTTCGATAGCTTTGTTTCTTTTTTCAGGAGTTTCTTTTGATATCTTGTAGGCAGACATGATATCATTAAAAGCTTCTGTATCTTTGTCTATTAATAGAACAAGTTCATCTTTAATAATATTTAGATGAGATAAATGATTTTCAAAATCTGCTTTTATTTCTTTGTCTAGTTTTTCATATTTCTTTTTAGGTATAGTTAGATGACCAACCATTCTTGCTAAAGAAACACCGAGACTAGAAATCAAAGCTGAGACACTACCTCCACCTGGAGCAGGTGAATTTGAATCTACTTGATTGATAAAATCAATAGTTTTTAAATCAATAAGTTTCATTTTCTTCCCCTTTGAATTGTTTTATTTTTTACGACGACCTTACCTTTTTTAATAACATCTGTAACATGATTAATACCGAAATGATAAAACATATATGCAAGATTTGGGATATCTAATAAAATAATATCTGCATCTTTTCCGATTTCTAATGTACCTGTATTTTCAGATAAACCTAGATGATAAGCAGCATTTACTGTGACTGCATTTAGTATTTCTTCAGGTGACATCTTTAAATGATTAGCTGAAAGTTGACATATTAATTGGAAGTTTTCAGTTGGACAACTACCAGGATTATAATCTGAAGATATGGATAATGCACATCCTTGATCAATCATAGCTCGTGCATTTGCAAATGGTTTATTTAGATAAAAAGAAGTACCTGGCAATATGTTTGCGATTGTATTTGATTGAGCAAGTACTTTAATATCTTTAGGACTAATAGCCATTAAATGATCAACACTAGTAGCTCCTAATTCTACACCTAAACCTGCTCCTCCAAGAGGATCAATTTCATCCGCATGAAGTTTAATTTTGAAACCTAAATCTAAAGCAGACTTTAAAATATCTTTAGATTCTTCAATATCAAAAACTCCAGTTTCACAAAAGACATCAACATAATTTGTCAAATTTGAAGATTTGATATAGACTAAATCTTCCTTCATTTTTTCAATGTAAGATTTTTTATTATGCTCATATTCTCTAGGTACAGCATGTGCACCCATGTATGTAGATATGATATCTATTGGATGTTTTCGATTTAATTCATACATAACTTTTAGTTGTTTCAACTCAGTTTCAAGACAAAGACCATATCCACTTTTACCTTCAATTGTTGTTACACCAAAAGTTAGCATAGTATCTAAAGATTTGTAAGCTTGATCAAAAAGTTGTTCAAAAGTTGCATGTCTAGTTTTATCAACCGTACCTAAAATACCACCGCCATTTTTTAAAATCTCAAGATATGGAACTCCTTTTTTCAATTTTTCAAACTCATCTTCTCTAGAACCAGCGTGAACGAGATGAGTATGTGAATCTATGAATCCTGGGAGGCAAATTTTGTGATTTGCATCAATAAGTTTAGTCGAAAAATTGATGTAGTTTTTAAAATCGCCTGAATTTACATCTAAAATTTTTCCGTCTTTGACTGCGACAAAGGCATTTGAAATCATATTTATTCGACCCATAGAATATCCTTTTACAGGCGCTTTTTCCGTCGAAGTATAAAGTTTTCTAATATTGTAAATGATTAGATCCGCTATCATAATATACCCTCTATATGATACTCAATAATTTTATTTTTATCAAAGTCTCGTAATTTTAAATATTTTTTTGCATCTATAATAATGTCATCAAAACTTAATTTTTTTGGAATATTTAAGGAATTTAGGCTTAAATAGTACTTCAAAGAGCTAAAAATCGCATTATAAGGACATAAACCAATAATTTCAGATGAACTAATTTTTACTTTATATCTTAAAGCTTCCATTTGTATCATTTCGTAAATTCTATAAATTGGGTTCTTTTTGAAGTCTAAAATGTTCATTGTAACTTGGACATGTCCTCTATCTTTTAAAAATGCTGGACCTGCTTGAACATATTGAAAACCTCCACTTGATTGTCGTATAGTTCTTGCAAGTTTTTTTGCAATCTCCATATCATCAGTGTCTAAATCTATGTTATATGCAATCAAAGGAGTTCTTACTCCGATGGCTGTTACACCAAAAGTTTTATGAACATCAGGTTTTCCAAAATCAGGTTTCCATTCTTCATCTTTTAGTTTTTCTTTCATACCTTCAAACTCACCTTTTCGAATTGTAGGAAGACTGATTCTGTTTTCTTGAGTTGCAGCTTTAGCATATAAGAATATTGGGATTCCAAATTTATCAGATATGTGTTGACTTAAACTTTTTGCAACTTCCACACATTCATCAAGTGTTATATTTTCTATAGGAATAAATGGAACCACATCGACAGCACCCATTCTTGGATGCTCTCCTTTTTGATGATTCATATCAATATGAATGAGTGCTTGTTCGAAAAATTCTATAAGAGGTTTAATCATATCATTTGGGTCTCCGATTAACGTAACCACTGTTCGATTATAATCCTCATCTGATTCATAAGATATTAATTTAAATCCAGATCTATTTTTTAAAGGTTCAACAATTTTTTCAATGATATCTTTTTTTATACCTTCAGAAAAATTAGGAACGCACTGAACTATTTTTTTCATGTTGTAATTCCTTTCTTTTTCAAAATATCATTTAAGAGTTTTTCATTAATTATAAAAGGTTCTGTAATATGATGGTCTTCACCCAAGGCGTTAAATTTTTCTACAGTTTCAATAGCATTTTTATTTCTTGCCCAAGAACGTCTAGCAACTCCGGCCATGACATCATAAATTAAAGCGCGTTTCAAAATATCATCAACTCTCTTAGAACCATCTAAGACCATACCATATCCACCATTGATTGCTTTTCCAATTCCAACTCCACCACCATTGTGCAAGGATACTAAACTCATACCTCTTAATGCATTTCCAAGTGCAACATGAGTCGCCATGTCTGCCATGATATTTGAACCATCTTTTATATTTGCAGTTTCTCTAAAAGGACTATCTGTTCCACCGGTATCATGGTGATCTCTACCTAACATGATCGGGCCAGTTTTCTTTTCTCTAACTAGATCATTAAATGCTAATGCAATTTTTAATCTTCCATATGCATCTTGATATAAAATTCTAGCTTTAGTTCCAACAACTAAATGATTAGATTTAGCATTTACGATCCAATCATAATTATCTTTATCTTGGAACCTTTGAGTAGGATCTATTAGACTAGCTGCGATTTTATCAGTTAAATCAAGGTCTTCATCTTTGCCAGATAAACATACCCATCTAAAAGGACCATATCCATAATCAAAAAGAAGTGGACCCATTAAGTCTTCAACATAGGAAGGATATATAAATCCATCTAAATCATCTTTATGGTTTTTACAAATAGCTGTTAATCCAGAATCATACAAAGCTTTTAAAAAACTATTTCCGTAATCAAAAAAATAAGTGCCTTTTTCTGTTAATTTCTTAATTGCAAGATAATGTCTATGCAGAGTTTCATTTACTTTTTTAATGAATAAATCTTTATTTGTATTTAACAAACTAGTTCTCTGTTCAAAAGATATATCCATTGGACAATATCCACCATCATAGACTGCGTGACAACTTGTTTGATCACTAAGTAGATCTATATGGATATTTTCTTTATTCGCATACTCTAATAATTCTACAATATTACCTTGATATGCAATGGCTACAGCTTCTTTGTTTTTCTGATAAGTTGACGCAAGCTGAAAAGCTTCTTTAGGAGTATATGCAATTTTAGAAACCCAGTGTTGTTCAAATCTTGTTTTAATCCTTGAAGGATCAACTTCTGCAATGATACCAACCCCACCTGCAATTTCTATAGCCTTTCCTTGAGCGCCACTCATACCACCTAAACCAGAGGATACAAATAATTTTCCAGAAAGGTTTTGTTCGTTAGGAATATTTAATTTTAATCTACCAGCATTAAGTAGTGTTTGATAAGTTCCATGGACAATACCTTGTGGTCCAATATACATGAATCCACCAGCAGTCATTTGACCGTAATTTGCTACACCTAATGCTTGTGCTCTATTAAATTGTGCTATATTATCATAAGCTCCAACCATAAGTCCATTTGTTAAAACAACTCTTGGTGCATCTTTAGCAGATAAAAATAATCCTAAAGGGTGCCCAGATAAAATGGATAATGTTTGATGATCAGTCATAATTTCTAGATATTTTTTAATTAAAAGATATTGCATCCAGTTTTGACACACTTGCCCGGTCTCTCCATAAGTAACCAATTCATACGGGTAAAGCGCAACATCAAAATCAAGGTTGTTATCAATCATGACTTGAAAAGCTTTGCCTTCTATAGTGTTACCGACATAAGTATCAATGGCTCTACCTTTGATATGACCTTTTGGTCTAAATCGATATCCATAAATTCTACCTCTTGTCAGAAGTTCATCTAGAAATTCAGGAGCACATATATCATGCCATTTATTAGGTATATATCTTAATGCATTTTTTAATGCGAGTTTAATTTCACCTTCATTTAATGTCATTTCACGTTTTGGTGCTCTTCTTATGTCTTTATTAAATTTTGGATAGTCAGGAAGTTTATCAAATATATCTGCTAAACTAATACTATTGTTCATAGGTATCATCTCCTTCAAAGATAGTATCAAATACTGTTTCATCCTTTATAAGCGATTCTATTTTGTGAATATGAGGATACATGATTTCATCAGATTCTATAAAAGGTATATGTTTAGAGAATAAGTCAAAAGCTATTTTAGTTTTTACCCCTAATTTGTCACTACCTCTAAAATGTAGAGCTTGAGTTGCCGCAAATATTTCTAAAGCGATAACTTTACTTGTATTTTCTAATATAGTTCTAGCCTTTCTAGTTGAGATTGAACCCATTGATACATGATCTTCTTGATTTGCAGAAGAAGGAATTGAATCAACTGATGCAGGATGAGCAAGAACTTTATTTTCACTTACCAATGAAGCCGCTGTATATTGTGTAATCATAAATCCAGAATTCACACCTGAACAAGCTGTTAAAAACGGTGGTAGTCCGTTATTTAATTTAGGATTCACAAGTCTTTCAATACGTCTTTCGCTAATGTTGGCTAGTTCAGCAATCGCTATACCTAAATAATCAAAACCTAAAGCTAAGGGTTGACCATGAAAGTTTCCTGCACTTAGCACCTGTTGCTCTTCTAAGAATAAAATAGGGTTATCCGTAACTGCATTCATTTCATTATTTATAATGTCTGAAACATGCCAAAAAGCAGCTAATGATGCACCGTGGACTTGAGGCGCACATCTAATAGAATATGCATCTTGAACTCTTTTTTCACATTGATGAGAAACATTTAAACTACCTGATAAGCCCAAAGAAACATCTTTAGCAATTCTTATTTGCCCTAAATGATGTCTAACTTGATGAACCTTTGGATCAAAGGCATCCATAATACCTTCTAAGGCTTCCATTGTTAAAGATAGGGATAAATTAGCGTATTTAATTAATCTAAATGCATCATAGAGCACAAGTGCTCCTATAGCAGACATCCCTTGAGTACCATTTATTAAGCTTAACCCTTCTTTAGGAGCTAAATGATCTAGTGGTTTTATATCTGCAAGTTTTAAAGCTTTTGATGCAGGCATTCTTTTGCCTTTATAAAAAACTTCACCAAGTCCTAAAAGAGGCAGACTCATATGAGAAAGTAATGCTAAATCACCGCTTGCACCAAGGCTTCCTTTTTCAAAAACTACAGGTATGATGTTTTTATTTAAAAAAGTAATCATTAAATTTATTGTTTCTAAACGAGTTCCACTAAATCCTTGAATAAGTGCATTAATTCGTAAAACCAACATTGCTCTTACGCTTTCCTCATTTAAAGGATCCCCAACACCACAAGCATGACTCTTTAATAAATTTAATTGAATCAAAGATAATTTATCTTTATCGATTTGAACATTAGCTAAATCTCCAAAGCCAGTGTTAATACCATAAACTGGTTTATCTGAATTGGCAAGTTCTAAAACAAAAGAACTAGCTTTGTTAACTAATTCAATACTCTTTTTAGATAGTTTAACGGGTTCATGATGTCTTGCTGCTGAGACCAACTGCTTTAAGGTCAGCGTGTGACCATCTAATATAATCATATATTCTGTTCATAAATCAAAGATTTATGTCCTTTCTTAGAAATGTAAGCGCTTCTATATATTTATTGTATCATATTTTATAAAAAACATATAGGGATTAATCAGAGTATTTTATCCACAAAAAATTATGTTTTTCATGTATAATTATATTAGGTGATACTATGCGAAAAATAGAAGCTCAAAATATAACAAATTTGGTAAAAGAACTGGCATTAGATGCTAATTGTAATCTAGGAACATCTTTTATGGATTTGTTACGAGAAAAAATTAAATTAGAAAAATCTAATATAGGTAAAAATGTATTAGAACAGATTGTTGAAAATGACGAGATAGCAAAAAATGAAGGTGCACCCATGTGTCAAGATACAGGTCTTGTTGTTTGTTTTGCAGAAGTTGGATATGATGTTCATATTATAGGTGATCTGTATGAAGCCATCAATCAAGGTGTTAGAGAAGCATATGATGAAGGCTTTTTTAGAAAATCTGTTGTAGATAATCCTTTTACCAGAAAGAATACAGGTGATAACACACCCGCTATTACGCATGTTAAATTAGTGCCTGGTGATCAAATAAAAATCACTCTTGCTCCAAAAGGTGGAGGTAGTGAAAATATGAGTTTGGTTAAGATGTTAACTCCAGCGGAAGGTATTGAAGGTATAAAAAAATTAGTATTACACACTATTTTTTATGCTGGAGGAAAACCTTGTCCACCATTAATCGTAGGCATTGGAGTTGGTGGGAACTTAGAAAAATCTGCTTTACTTGCAAAAGAAGCTATTTTAAGAGAAGTGGATGATATTAATCCTGATCTATATTTAAGAAAATTAGAAGAAGAAATACTTGATGATATTAATAAATTGGGAGTTGGCCCTATGGGATTTGGTGGTTCTACAACCGCATTAGCGGTAAAGATTAACACATATCCTTGTCACATCGCTTCTTTACCTGTAGCAATCAATTTACAATGTCATGCTTCAAGACATAAGACGGGGGTTATATGATGCACATAACAACGCCGATAACATTTAAAGATATAAAAAAAATGCACGCAGGTGATATGGTATACATATCAGGAATTATTTATACGGGTAGAGATCAAGCACATAAAAAAATGGTAGAAGCTATTGAGCAAAATAAGAAGCTACCATTTGATTTTGAAGGTCAAGTAATTTATTATGTTGGACCTACACCGGCAAAAGAAGGTAGACCAATTGGTTCATGCGGACCAACATCTAGTTATAGAATGGATCCATATAGTCTTACACTCATGAAAAAAGGGCTAAAGGTGATGATAGGCAAAGGCGATCGAAGTGATGAGTTCATCAAAGATATGATTGACCAAAAGGCTATATATCTGCAAGCAGTTGGTGGAGCTGGAGCGCTATTGTCAAAGAAAGTCATAACAAGTGAAGTCATAGCTTATGAAGAATTGGGACCAGAAGCTATTTATAAGTTAGAAGTTAAAGATTTTCCTGTAACAGTTACATATGATATATATGGTGGGAATCTTGTAAAAGATGAAGTTAATAAATATAGAACTATTGAAATATAAAAAATTAAGCAATGAAGGATAATAACTTCATTGCTTTTTATTTTAGAAATAATTTAATTTTATTTAAAAACTGGAAGACGATAAACAAATCTGCTGATCCACCAAAACTTATATGATTTTTGATGCAATATGCTGTAAAGTCTTTGATGTCTTTTTCATTATAGGGATCAACTTGTTTCGACATTGCTTTTATTTGTAAATAACGATCTAAGGTTTTACTACGTTTTAGAAGAATTGTATCTTGTGAATGCATGATGAAATATAACAATATATGATGAAAGTTTATAGGGTTTGAACTATCGAGTTTTTCAAAATAATTTAAAGCATTTTGAACTGTTGGAAGTCCATCATGAACCTCACCTCTAATACCTTTAATTTGATAATTTTTATAAGCATTAACACCTGCAGAATTGATATCATTTTTAAAGTCATTTAATACATCTTTTGAGAGATCTTTAATTCTAGAAAATATACTATCAAATGGCTTGTTATGCTTAACGATATAACCTAATGCTAGAAGTACAAAACCAAGTATGTAAATTAATCCTTTATAAGTATTAATACCATTGGAATTATTTAACATATCTCGTTCAGCATTTATACCTATGATTCTAGCTTTTTGAAATAATATTTTTTCATCTTCAAACTTAAAGCCAAGTTCAAACATATCTAAAAAATATGGATTTAAGATATCAATGGATTTAATCATTATAGCATAGTCCATATCAGTATGTGATCCAGAAGAGGTTGGTGTAACCAATCCAAATTTATCATCTAAATTCAATTCATCATACATTGCGCTTTTGATGATAGGACCTATAGATAAGTTTAGATAATACAATATGCGAGCATCGATATGATTTAAGATCTCTTCAACGCTATGGCGTTTGTTTCTCATACAATCAATTGCCGAATGATTGCAAATCATACAACCTCTCAAATCAATCTCAAAATTACTTCTTGATATCATCTTAGCATTGATGTATAAATCAATATCAATAAGTCTACCTAGCATATTAGTATTTTCAATATCAATAAGTTCTAACTTAGTATCCTTAGATAGAATAGTTGAAAAGGCATAAACATAATAGGGCCCATCAAAGCCCTTTTTCAGTGTTTTAAAATCAAATTGAAATTTACTTTCAATGATGCGATTAAATTGATCAATCAGAAAAAAACTGGAATATCTATTTTTATCAGGTCCTGGTGTATTTGCTTTTAAGACAATGATACTTGGATAAGTTTTTGATAATTCAGTAATATATTCGAATCGTTTTTCTCTAGCAATTAAGATGGAATCATTCATCAAATAATGTTCTTCCTTTTTTTGAAATTAAAAATCTATATGTAGCATGAGGAACGACTAATTTTAATTCATTATATTTTTTTTGTTTTGCTAGTAAACGAACATAAGATGCACTAATGACTTTTTCTTCAAATGTAATTCTTTCAATGATTGTTAATTGACCTTTAAGCATATTTACTAGTTTTTTATTATAAGTATCAGTAAGTGGATCTAAAGGTTCTTGTCCAACATATCTCATATCTATTTCAAAAATAGGCATAAAATATTGTTTAAATATAGACACATCTAATTGAGTATATACATCCATACTTTGTTCATCTTTCAAAAAATATGTAGGAAATGTAGCTCTTGAAATGATATAATCTGTTGATGGTAATATATGCACATTTTTCATATGACTAATTGTTTTTTTTAAGATATGATAACGTGTTTTATAATCAATTTTTGAAGCATTTGTTTCAACTAAAAAAATGATTAAATCACCATCTTTTGGCACTGCTTTTTCAATGAGATGCAAATGTCCTAAAGTCATGGGATTTAGATTCATGACAACACAATTTCTTACACCTTTTTTTGGAGGAAGAGTTTTCTTCATTTCTTGTAGAGTTTGTGTTATATTTCTCTCTTTGTTCTCATATAGAACAACATCTTTTGTTTCAATAATTTGATTAAAATTAAAGTTATTAAATATTTTAGTATTTTCTGGTTTTGTGAATAAAAAATAATGATTGACTTGGTTTGCTTCCATATCAAATAATAAATAGGATAGTATTTTTGAACTCAAATTTCTAGAAGTATACTCAGGATCAACAGCAATCATTTTGATAACGTTATGATCAATGGAACCTGTAGCAACCATATGCTTGTTATCATATAGTCCTATCGTCTTTGTAACGTTGTGTTCATAAGTTAGATGATTAATTTTTAAAAGGTTTTTTGCATCATTGATTTCTGATGGTAATAAAACATCTTTAAAAGTGTATGTTGTCATTTATTTTTTATACCTCATATATTGAATCTAATATGGATCCATCTCTATATCTTACGAGTCCAATGACTCTTTCTTTATGTTTAAATAATTCAGGCAGGCCCGCAATTTCTATGGCTTTTTGATATAATTCATCAATCGTTAAAATTTTGAGCTGAGTATTTTTTAATTTATCTAATAAATCGTTTCTATTCGGATTAACTGAGATTCCTCTTTCTGTGACAATAACATCTACACTATTTCCAGGTGTAGAGATAACTTGGATAGTGTTTCTTATAGAAGGAATTCTAGATTTA
The sequence above is drawn from the Mariniplasma anaerobium genome and encodes:
- a CDS encoding nucleotidyl transferase family protein, which translates into the protein MTTYTFKDVLLPSEINDAKNLLKINHLTYEHNVTKTIGLYDNKHMVATGSIDHNVIKMIAVDPEYTSRNLSSKILSYLLFDMEANQVNHYFLFTKPENTKIFNNFNFNQIIETKDVVLYENKERNITQTLQEMKKTLPPKKGVRNCVVMNLNPMTLGHLHLIEKAVPKDGDLIIFLVETNASKIDYKTRYHILKKTISHMKNVHILPSTDYIISRATFPTYFLKDEQSMDVYTQLDVSIFKQYFMPIFEIDMRYVGQEPLDPLTDTYNKKLVNMLKGQLTIIERITFEEKVISASYVRLLAKQKKYNELKLVVPHATYRFLISKKGRTLFDE